The proteins below come from a single Aegilops tauschii subsp. strangulata cultivar AL8/78 chromosome 6, Aet v6.0, whole genome shotgun sequence genomic window:
- the LOC120966474 gene encoding uncharacterized protein produces MTRGKQKIDAQRKSAEKNQKSKGSQLEARAVGLKVVCPICKAQLANEKQLIDHYGSKHPKEKPPGPSNAE; encoded by the exons ATGACGCGGGGGAAGCAGAAGATCGACGCGCAGCGGAAGAGCGCGGAGAAGAACCAAAAGTCCAAGGGGTCGCAGCTCGAGGCCCGCGCCGTCGGCCTCAAGGTCGTCTGCCCAATCTGCAAG GCGCAACTGGCCAACGAGAAGCAGTTGATTGATCACTATGGATCGAAGCATCCCAAGGAGAAACCTCCAGGTCCATCAAATGCAGAGTGA